The following proteins are encoded in a genomic region of Comamonas resistens:
- a CDS encoding branched-chain amino acid ABC transporter permease — MGFFLETLFGGLMVGTLYALIAIGFVLIFKASGVFNFAQGAMVLFSALAMARFSQWIPDWLGMEPGLIGNLLAIGVTLALMVVVAWVIERLALRHLVNQEPITLLMATLGIAYLLDGLGPLVFGSEVYKIDVGMPKDPVFIMDGLFPGGVMISLEDLYAACIAAIMVLALSLFFQKTKTGRALRAVADDHQAAQSIGIPLSRIWVIVWSVAGAVALVVGIIWGSKLGVQYSLSLVALKALPVVILGGLTSLPGAIIGGLIIGVGEKLSEVYIGPMVGGGIETWFAYGLALCFLLVRPQGLFGDKIIDRV, encoded by the coding sequence ATGGGATTTTTCTTAGAGACATTGTTTGGTGGCTTGATGGTGGGCACGCTGTATGCGTTGATCGCCATCGGCTTTGTGCTGATCTTCAAGGCCTCGGGCGTCTTCAACTTCGCTCAAGGAGCGATGGTGCTGTTCTCTGCCCTGGCCATGGCGCGCTTTTCGCAGTGGATTCCGGACTGGCTGGGCATGGAGCCAGGCCTGATCGGCAATCTGCTGGCCATAGGCGTCACACTGGCGCTGATGGTGGTCGTGGCCTGGGTGATCGAGCGTCTGGCCCTGCGCCATCTGGTCAATCAGGAGCCCATCACCTTGCTGATGGCCACGCTGGGCATTGCCTATCTGCTCGACGGCCTCGGCCCGCTGGTCTTTGGCTCCGAGGTCTACAAGATCGACGTGGGCATGCCCAAGGACCCCGTCTTCATCATGGACGGCTTGTTCCCCGGCGGCGTGATGATCAGCCTGGAAGACCTGTATGCGGCCTGCATCGCTGCCATCATGGTGCTGGCCTTGAGCCTGTTCTTCCAGAAAACCAAGACCGGACGCGCGCTGCGCGCCGTGGCCGATGACCATCAGGCCGCTCAATCCATCGGCATTCCGCTGTCGCGCATCTGGGTCATCGTCTGGTCGGTGGCCGGTGCTGTCGCCCTGGTGGTCGGCATCATCTGGGGCAGCAAGCTGGGCGTGCAGTACTCGCTGTCGCTGGTGGCGCTCAAGGCCCTGCCCGTGGTGATTCTGGGCGGTCTGACCTCGCTGCCCGGCGCCATCATCGGCGGCCTGATCATCGGTGTGGGCGAGAAGCTCTCCGAGGTCTATATCGGCCCCATGGTGGGTGGCGGCATCGAGACCTGGTTTGCCTATGGTCTGGCCCTTTGCTTCCTGCTGGTACGACCACAAGGTCTGTTCGGCGACAAAATTATCGACCGCGTTTAA
- a CDS encoding ABC transporter ATP-binding protein — protein MSDTPQTVSTPVQTAPLVEVNGIEVIYNHVILVLKGVSLQVPHQSIVALLGGNGAGKTTTLRAISNLLKGERGEVTKGGITLEGEQIANLSPAELVKRGVVQVMEGRHCFAHLTIEENLLTGSYTRTDKGEIAANLEKVYNYFPRLKTRRTSQAAYTSGGEQQMCAIGRALMSNPRMVLLDEPSMGLAPQIVDEVFHIVKDLNDKEKVTFLLAEQNTNMALKYADYGYIMESGRIVMDGKASDLASNEDVKEFYLGVGGGERKSFKDVKSYKRRKRWLA, from the coding sequence ATGAGCGATACCCCGCAAACCGTTTCCACCCCTGTCCAGACCGCGCCGCTGGTGGAAGTCAATGGCATCGAGGTCATCTACAACCATGTGATCCTGGTGCTCAAGGGCGTGTCGCTGCAGGTGCCGCACCAGAGCATCGTCGCCCTGCTGGGCGGCAACGGCGCGGGCAAGACCACCACGCTGCGCGCCATCTCCAATCTGCTCAAGGGCGAGCGCGGCGAAGTCACCAAGGGCGGCATCACGCTGGAGGGCGAGCAGATCGCCAACCTCTCGCCCGCAGAACTCGTCAAGCGCGGCGTGGTCCAGGTCATGGAAGGACGCCACTGTTTTGCCCACCTGACGATCGAGGAAAACCTGCTGACCGGCAGCTACACACGCACGGACAAGGGCGAGATCGCTGCCAATCTGGAAAAGGTCTACAACTACTTTCCGCGCCTCAAGACCCGGCGCACCAGCCAGGCCGCCTACACCTCGGGCGGCGAGCAGCAGATGTGCGCCATCGGCCGCGCGCTGATGAGCAACCCGCGCATGGTGCTGCTCGACGAGCCCTCGATGGGCCTGGCGCCGCAGATCGTGGATGAGGTCTTTCACATCGTCAAAGACCTCAACGACAAGGAAAAAGTCACCTTTTTACTGGCCGAGCAGAACACCAATATGGCGCTCAAGTACGCCGACTATGGCTACATCATGGAAAGCGGCCGCATCGTGATGGACGGCAAGGCCAGCGATCTGGCCAGCAACGAGGACGTCAAGGAGTTCTACCTGGGCGTGGGCGGCGGCGAACGCAAGAGCTTCAAGGACGTCAAGAGCTACAAGCGCAGAAAGCGTTGGCTGGCTTGA
- a CDS encoding ABC transporter substrate-binding protein, whose protein sequence is MMFKKIAVAAAVVAAGMGALVASPAAQAQEQFVPLLVYRTGQFAPLGIPWADGKQDYLKLVNAKGGINGVKIKFEECETAYDTAKGVECYERLKGKDGGASGFDTQSTGITFAVTDKAPGDKVPVVTPGYGLSQSVDGKVFEWNFPLLGNYWTAADSIVQDILKKEKGNLKGKKIALVYHDSPYGKEPIPLLEKRAAKEGFELIKLPVTAPGVEQKSTWLQIRQNRPDYVLLWSAGVMTPTAVREAQATGYPREKMYAVWWGGSDHDVKDIGAGAKGYNTVTIHNTADHDKVHDEVKAQLYDKGQGSAKDTKELGQLAHTRGMMISMLQVEAIRTAQEKFGKGKVMTPEQVRWGLENMNLTQERLNELGFGKLIRPFKTSCDNHLGADWARIATWDGSKFKVNSDWYQADKSMVDPLYKEYADKYAKEKNIKVRTCTP, encoded by the coding sequence ATGATGTTCAAGAAAATCGCGGTCGCTGCCGCTGTCGTGGCTGCAGGCATGGGGGCACTGGTGGCCTCTCCCGCAGCGCAGGCTCAGGAACAGTTTGTGCCGCTGCTGGTGTATCGCACGGGCCAGTTCGCGCCACTGGGCATTCCATGGGCCGATGGCAAGCAGGACTATCTGAAGCTGGTCAACGCCAAGGGCGGTATCAACGGCGTGAAGATCAAGTTTGAGGAATGCGAAACCGCCTATGACACGGCCAAGGGCGTGGAGTGCTATGAACGCCTGAAGGGCAAGGATGGCGGTGCTTCCGGCTTTGATACCCAGTCCACCGGCATCACCTTTGCCGTGACCGACAAGGCTCCCGGCGACAAGGTGCCCGTGGTTACTCCGGGCTACGGCCTGTCCCAGTCCGTGGACGGCAAGGTGTTCGAGTGGAACTTCCCGCTGCTGGGCAACTACTGGACCGCCGCCGACTCCATCGTGCAGGACATTCTGAAGAAGGAAAAGGGCAATCTCAAGGGTAAGAAGATCGCCTTGGTCTACCACGATTCGCCCTATGGCAAGGAACCCATTCCGCTGCTGGAAAAGCGCGCCGCCAAGGAAGGCTTCGAGCTGATCAAGCTGCCAGTAACCGCCCCCGGCGTGGAGCAGAAATCCACCTGGCTGCAGATCCGCCAGAACCGCCCCGACTATGTGCTGCTGTGGTCGGCCGGCGTGATGACGCCCACGGCCGTGCGCGAAGCCCAGGCTACGGGCTACCCCCGCGAGAAGATGTATGCCGTGTGGTGGGGCGGCTCCGACCATGACGTCAAGGACATTGGCGCAGGCGCCAAGGGCTACAACACCGTGACCATCCACAACACGGCCGACCATGACAAGGTGCATGACGAGGTCAAGGCCCAGCTGTATGACAAAGGTCAGGGCTCGGCCAAGGACACCAAGGAGCTGGGCCAGCTGGCGCATACCCGCGGCATGATGATTTCCATGCTGCAGGTCGAAGCCATCCGCACTGCGCAGGAGAAATTCGGCAAGGGCAAGGTCATGACGCCCGAGCAGGTTCGCTGGGGTTTGGAGAATATGAACCTGACCCAGGAACGCCTGAACGAGCTGGGCTTTGGCAAGCTCATCCGCCCCTTCAAGACCAGCTGCGACAACCACCTGGGAGCCGACTGGGCCCGCATCGCGACCTGGGACGGCAGCAAGTTCAAGGTGAACTCCGACTGGTACCAGGCCGACAAGTCCATGGTCGATCCGCTCTACAAGGAGTACGCGGACAAGTACGCCAAGGAAAAGAACATCAAGGTAAGAACCTGCACCCCCTGA
- a CDS encoding AMP-dependent synthetase/ligase, which produces MTTTFPQLLLKHATERPDAPALREKEYGIWQTWSWREAAQTVRHMACGLRALGLERGQNLAFISDNRPHVYLGFLAVQSCGAVPIPLYQDAVAAEMMFVMEDAEIAFAFAENQEQVDKLLEVRESVTSIRHIIYDDPRGLRKYDQPGLISTEELLAKGKEWDAQHAGAYEAMVQAVSPGDVSVILYTSGTTGKPKGVCQTHASFGESARGGVQTDKLDATDNVICYLPPAWVGDHLFSFAQWLVAGFTINCPESAATVSIDLREIGPSYYFAPPRIFEGMLTSVSIRMEDASPLKQWMYARAMDVARRVGSDILDGKSVGAMDRLKYQLGNLFIYGPLRNAMGLSRIRVAYTAGAAIGPELFRFFRSIGINLKQLYGQTETCAYVCLQRDRQVELSSVGQAAPGIELKIADNGEVLVKGVSVLKEYYKRPDATAEVIDANGYFHTGDAGVIDASGQLRIIDRAKDVGKTSRGAMFAPNYIENKLKFFPHIKEAVCFGHGKDQVCAFINIDYEAVGNWAERQGLPYGGYVDLASKAKVLELVADCIAQVNADLASEPGMADTQVARFLVLHKELDPDDDELTRTRKVRRNFIADKYGVLVDALYTGKSEQFIETLVKFEDGRTGSVSATLTIVDSKIHPAATV; this is translated from the coding sequence ATGACAACCACGTTCCCTCAACTGCTGCTCAAGCACGCGACAGAACGCCCTGATGCACCTGCTCTGCGCGAGAAGGAATACGGCATCTGGCAAACCTGGAGCTGGCGCGAGGCCGCGCAAACCGTGCGCCACATGGCCTGCGGCCTGCGCGCCCTGGGTCTTGAGCGCGGGCAGAATCTGGCGTTCATCAGCGACAACCGGCCCCATGTGTATCTGGGATTTCTGGCCGTGCAAAGCTGTGGCGCCGTCCCCATTCCGCTGTATCAGGACGCCGTCGCGGCCGAGATGATGTTTGTGATGGAGGATGCGGAAATCGCGTTCGCCTTTGCCGAGAACCAGGAACAGGTGGACAAGCTGCTGGAAGTGCGCGAGAGCGTGACCAGCATCCGCCACATCATCTATGACGACCCACGCGGCCTGCGCAAATACGACCAGCCCGGCCTGATCAGCACCGAAGAGCTGCTGGCCAAGGGCAAGGAGTGGGATGCGCAGCACGCTGGCGCCTATGAGGCCATGGTGCAGGCGGTGTCTCCCGGCGATGTCTCGGTCATCCTCTACACCTCGGGCACCACGGGCAAGCCCAAGGGGGTGTGCCAGACCCATGCCAGCTTTGGCGAATCGGCTCGCGGTGGCGTACAGACCGACAAGCTCGATGCTACGGACAATGTGATCTGCTATCTGCCCCCTGCCTGGGTGGGCGACCATCTGTTCTCGTTTGCGCAATGGCTGGTGGCGGGCTTCACCATCAACTGCCCGGAGTCGGCGGCCACGGTCTCCATCGACCTGCGCGAGATCGGCCCCAGCTATTACTTTGCACCGCCGCGCATCTTCGAGGGCATGCTAACCTCGGTCTCCATCCGCATGGAGGACGCCTCGCCGCTCAAGCAGTGGATGTATGCCAGGGCCATGGATGTGGCCCGCCGCGTGGGCTCGGACATTCTCGATGGCAAGAGCGTTGGCGCCATGGACCGGCTCAAGTACCAGCTGGGCAACCTCTTCATCTACGGACCGCTGCGCAACGCCATGGGCCTGTCGCGCATCCGCGTTGCCTACACGGCAGGTGCCGCCATCGGCCCCGAGCTGTTTCGCTTCTTCCGCTCCATAGGCATCAATCTGAAGCAGCTCTACGGCCAGACCGAGACCTGTGCCTATGTCTGCCTGCAGCGCGACCGCCAGGTGGAACTGTCGAGCGTGGGCCAGGCCGCGCCCGGCATCGAACTCAAGATTGCCGACAACGGCGAGGTGCTGGTCAAGGGCGTGTCGGTGCTCAAGGAGTACTACAAGCGCCCCGACGCCACGGCCGAAGTCATAGATGCCAACGGCTACTTCCACACCGGCGATGCCGGCGTGATCGACGCCAGCGGCCAGCTGCGCATCATCGACCGCGCCAAGGACGTGGGCAAGACCAGCCGCGGCGCCATGTTCGCGCCCAACTACATCGAGAACAAGCTCAAGTTCTTCCCCCACATCAAGGAAGCCGTGTGCTTCGGCCATGGCAAGGATCAGGTCTGCGCCTTCATCAACATCGACTACGAGGCCGTGGGTAACTGGGCCGAGCGCCAGGGCCTGCCCTATGGCGGCTATGTGGATCTGGCCAGCAAGGCCAAGGTGCTGGAACTGGTGGCCGACTGCATTGCCCAGGTCAATGCCGACCTGGCTTCCGAGCCCGGCATGGCCGACACCCAGGTCGCGCGCTTTCTGGTGCTGCACAAGGAGCTGGACCCCGATGACGACGAGCTGACCCGCACCCGCAAGGTGCGCCGCAACTTCATCGCCGACAAATACGGGGTGCTGGTCGATGCGCTCTACACCGGCAAGTCGGAGCAGTTCATCGAAACCCTGGTGAAGTTCGAAGACGGCCGCACGGGCAGCGTGAGCGCCACGCTGACCATTGTGGACAGCAAGATCCACCCGGCGGCCACGGTCTGA
- a CDS encoding ABC transporter ATP-binding protein, whose protein sequence is MNTRTTGDVILDIKNISLRFGGVKALTDISFNVKEHEIRSIIGPNGAGKSSMLNCINGVYTPSEGSITFRGQTFSHMNSRQVAEMGVARTFQNLALFKGMSVIDNIMTGRNLKIKSNILMQALRIGPAQREEIAHREFVEHIIDFLEIQAYRKTPVGQLPYGLQKRVDLGRALAMEPQVLLLDEPMAGMNVEEKQDMCRFILDVNEEFGTTIVLIEHDMGVVMDISDRVVVLDYGKKIGDGAPDEVRNNEDVIRAYLGAGH, encoded by the coding sequence ATGAATACAAGAACCACGGGCGACGTCATTCTGGACATCAAGAACATCAGCCTGCGCTTTGGCGGGGTGAAGGCCTTGACCGATATCTCGTTCAACGTCAAAGAGCATGAAATCCGCTCCATCATCGGCCCCAACGGCGCCGGCAAGAGCTCCATGCTCAACTGCATCAACGGCGTCTATACGCCGTCCGAGGGCTCCATCACCTTCCGCGGCCAGACCTTCAGCCATATGAACAGCCGCCAGGTCGCCGAGATGGGCGTGGCGCGCACCTTCCAGAACCTGGCACTGTTCAAGGGCATGAGCGTGATCGACAACATCATGACCGGCCGCAACCTCAAGATCAAAAGCAACATCCTCATGCAGGCCCTGCGCATCGGGCCTGCGCAGCGTGAAGAAATTGCCCACCGCGAGTTTGTCGAACACATCATCGACTTTCTTGAAATCCAGGCCTATCGCAAGACGCCCGTGGGCCAGTTGCCCTACGGCCTGCAAAAGCGCGTGGACCTGGGCCGGGCCCTGGCCATGGAACCTCAGGTGCTGCTGCTGGACGAGCCCATGGCCGGCATGAACGTGGAAGAAAAGCAGGACATGTGCCGCTTCATCCTCGACGTGAACGAAGAGTTCGGCACCACCATCGTGCTCATCGAGCACGACATGGGGGTGGTGATGGACATCAGCGACCGCGTGGTGGTGCTGGACTACGGCAAGAAGATCGGCGACGGCGCTCCCGATGAAGTACGCAACAACGAGGACGTGATCCGCGCCTATCTGGGTGCAGGCCACTGA
- a CDS encoding pseudouridine synthase, producing the protein MSVNPPKEPGTPGAGNSSAPSDPSSARPVLRAPAKPAPAEKPAARGPRPAGGDRSDRGPRGDRGARPQRERDERPRSSGFGRPDGRPGRDDGERRPRFDRDDRPAEGGERRFGGGDRGFKPYGEHRGEGQRDGERREYQPRSGGPRDRFDDRRDQRPQGRDFGDRPQSRGFGRPDQGGERREYQPRSGGPRDGGPRDRFDDRRDQRSQDRDFGDRPRSGGFGRPDQGGERREFRPRDGERREYQPRDGGPRDRFDDRRDQRPQGRDFGDRPQNRGFGRPDQGGERREFRPRDGERREYQSRDGGPRNDRGPRDDDRRFGDRRGDGHRNDERRGERRDERRDDRRDERGGEPEKRHIPGSFVSEATRRPTTGIRTYRPAADGSDRAIPVKRAPEVEARQDDRPGAVRINKRIADMGLCSRREADEWVENGWVTVNGEVATMGQNVVPGDRIEIDQKAQDRQDQQVTILLNKPMGYVSGQAEDGHEPAVVLITNENRWNEDRSKTRFNFSQLKGLAPCGRLDIDSVGLLVLTQDGRVARHIIGEDSEVDKEYLVRVTFGDRDVDVQSVFPEEKLELLRHGLSLDDQPLQPAKVDWQNPEQLRFVLTEGKKRQIRRMCELVGLRVVGLKRIRIGGVTLGNLPTGQWRYLAPHESF; encoded by the coding sequence ATGTCAGTCAATCCTCCTAAAGAGCCCGGCACCCCAGGTGCTGGCAATTCCTCCGCGCCGTCCGATCCCTCTTCGGCGCGCCCTGTTTTGCGTGCACCTGCCAAGCCGGCCCCGGCGGAAAAACCCGCTGCGCGCGGCCCCCGGCCTGCCGGCGGCGACCGCTCGGATCGCGGCCCGCGCGGCGATCGCGGTGCCCGCCCCCAGCGTGAACGTGACGAACGGCCTCGTTCTTCGGGCTTTGGCCGCCCCGATGGCCGTCCAGGCCGTGATGACGGCGAGCGCCGCCCCCGCTTTGATCGCGATGATCGTCCGGCCGAGGGGGGCGAACGCCGCTTTGGCGGTGGCGATCGCGGATTCAAGCCCTACGGTGAACACCGTGGTGAAGGTCAGCGCGACGGCGAGCGTCGCGAATACCAACCCCGTAGCGGCGGACCACGCGACCGTTTCGATGACCGCCGTGACCAGCGCCCTCAGGGGCGTGACTTTGGTGACCGTCCACAGAGCCGTGGCTTTGGGCGTCCCGACCAGGGGGGGGAGCGCCGCGAGTATCAGCCCCGCAGCGGCGGGCCCCGCGATGGCGGACCACGTGACCGTTTCGACGACCGTCGTGACCAGCGTTCCCAAGACCGCGACTTTGGCGATCGTCCTCGTAGCGGCGGCTTTGGCCGCCCTGACCAGGGTGGTGAGCGCCGCGAGTTCCGTCCCCGTGATGGCGAACGCCGCGAATATCAGCCTCGCGATGGCGGACCACGCGACCGTTTCGATGACCGCCGTGACCAGCGTCCGCAGGGCCGTGACTTCGGTGACCGTCCTCAAAATCGTGGCTTTGGCCGCCCTGACCAGGGTGGCGAGCGCCGCGAGTTCCGTCCACGCGACGGTGAACGCCGCGAATACCAGTCCCGCGATGGCGGACCACGCAATGACCGTGGACCACGTGACGATGACCGCCGTTTTGGCGATCGCCGTGGTGACGGCCATCGCAATGACGAGCGCCGTGGCGAACGACGTGATGAGCGTCGCGATGACAGGCGTGACGAGCGTGGTGGCGAGCCTGAAAAGCGCCATATCCCCGGCTCGTTTGTGTCGGAGGCCACACGCCGCCCGACGACCGGCATTCGCACCTATAGGCCCGCGGCCGATGGCTCGGACCGTGCAATTCCCGTCAAGCGCGCCCCTGAGGTGGAAGCCCGCCAGGACGACCGTCCCGGTGCCGTGCGCATCAACAAGCGCATTGCCGACATGGGGCTGTGCTCGCGCCGCGAGGCCGATGAGTGGGTGGAAAATGGTTGGGTCACGGTCAACGGCGAAGTCGCGACCATGGGCCAGAACGTGGTGCCCGGCGACAGGATCGAGATCGATCAGAAGGCTCAGGACCGCCAGGACCAGCAGGTCACCATCCTGCTGAACAAGCCCATGGGCTATGTCAGCGGTCAGGCCGAGGACGGCCATGAACCCGCCGTGGTGCTGATCACCAATGAGAACCGCTGGAACGAGGACCGCAGCAAGACGCGCTTCAACTTCAGCCAGCTCAAGGGCCTGGCGCCTTGCGGCCGCCTGGACATCGATTCCGTGGGCCTGCTGGTGCTGACCCAGGACGGCCGTGTGGCCCGCCACATCATTGGCGAGGACTCCGAGGTCGACAAGGAATATCTGGTGCGCGTGACCTTTGGCGACCGCGACGTGGATGTGCAGTCCGTCTTCCCCGAGGAAAAGCTGGAGCTGCTGCGTCACGGCCTGTCGCTGGACGACCAGCCTCTGCAGCCTGCCAAGGTGGACTGGCAGAACCCCGAGCAACTGCGCTTTGTGCTGACCGAAGGCAAGAAGCGCCAGATCCGCCGCATGTGCGAGCTGGTGGGTCTGCGTGTGGTAGGCCTCAAGCGCATCCGTATCGGCGGCGTGACCCTGGGCAATCTGCCTACCGGTCAGTGGCGCTATCTGGCTCCACACGAAAGTTTCTGA
- a CDS encoding Crp/Fnr family transcriptional regulator: MSQELSLHQRRRKPLEVELEGIPWWPVLQPQERENVLRVLLVGDAEPGDYVCRTGRAPTYWFGVVDGLLKMNTESADGVSMTLAGLPPGGWFGEGTVIKREPYRYNVQAIRKSVVGGLPIDMFHWLLDHSIGFNRFVMNQLNERLGQFIAAREIDRMSNPDLRVARSLAALFNPLLYPGVGQILRITQQELANLVGLSRQRVNEALSVLQRERVIQIEYGGLRVLDLEALRHGEFCAPRKALA, from the coding sequence ATGAGCCAAGAACTGTCATTGCACCAAAGGCGGCGCAAGCCTTTGGAAGTCGAGCTTGAAGGGATCCCATGGTGGCCGGTGCTGCAGCCGCAAGAGCGTGAAAATGTGCTGCGGGTGCTGTTGGTGGGCGATGCCGAGCCCGGCGACTATGTCTGCCGCACGGGGCGCGCGCCTACCTACTGGTTCGGCGTGGTCGACGGCTTGCTCAAGATGAACACCGAAAGTGCCGACGGCGTCAGCATGACGCTGGCAGGGCTGCCGCCCGGAGGCTGGTTTGGCGAAGGCACGGTCATCAAGCGCGAGCCCTATCGCTACAACGTGCAGGCGATCCGTAAATCCGTGGTCGGAGGCCTGCCCATAGACATGTTCCACTGGCTGCTCGACCACTCCATAGGCTTCAACCGCTTTGTGATGAATCAGCTCAACGAGCGCCTGGGCCAGTTCATCGCGGCGCGCGAGATCGACCGCATGAGCAACCCCGACCTGCGTGTGGCACGCAGCCTGGCGGCCCTGTTCAACCCGCTGCTCTACCCCGGGGTGGGACAGATTCTGCGCATCACCCAGCAGGAGCTGGCCAATCTGGTCGGCCTGTCGCGCCAGCGCGTGAATGAAGCGCTGTCCGTGTTGCAGCGCGAGCGCGTGATCCAGATCGAGTATGGCGGGCTGCGTGTGCTGGACCTGGAGGCACTGCGTCATGGCGAGTTCTGCGCGCCCCGCAAGGCGCTTGCTTGA
- a CDS encoding branched-chain amino acid ABC transporter permease, with amino-acid sequence MFYRENGQFKTSYAADQQIFGVAQDRWAIALVLAFAFVAVPLISSDYTFQAILIPFVIMSLAALGLNILVGYCGQISLGTAAFMAVGAYAAYNLQTRFEGMPLLLALIGGGLISMVFGIVFGLPSLRIRGLYLAVATLAAQFFVDWLTTRAAWVTNNSSSGSVSAKPLAILGWSIDTPMEKYLLCLAILCVLGLAAKNLVRSSIGREWMAMRDMDVAASVIGIRPTYAKLSAFAVSSFIVGIAGALWGFVHLGAWEPAAFSLDRSLQLLFMIIIGGLGSVVGSIFGAAFFVLLPLLLNQVPHWLGLPISTATATYLEHMIFGALIVFFLIVEPHGLAKLWATARQKLRVWPFPH; translated from the coding sequence ATGTTTTATCGTGAAAACGGCCAGTTCAAGACCAGCTATGCGGCAGACCAGCAGATCTTCGGCGTCGCTCAGGACCGCTGGGCCATTGCACTGGTGCTGGCATTCGCCTTTGTCGCAGTTCCCCTGATTTCCAGCGACTACACTTTTCAGGCGATTCTGATTCCCTTTGTCATCATGTCGCTGGCGGCGCTGGGGCTGAACATCCTGGTCGGCTACTGCGGTCAGATCTCGCTGGGCACGGCCGCCTTCATGGCCGTGGGTGCCTATGCGGCCTACAACCTCCAGACCCGTTTCGAGGGCATGCCTCTGCTGCTGGCCTTGATTGGTGGCGGTCTGATCTCCATGGTCTTTGGCATTGTGTTCGGCCTGCCCAGCCTGCGCATTCGCGGTCTGTATCTGGCCGTGGCCACGCTGGCGGCCCAGTTCTTCGTGGACTGGCTGACCACCCGCGCCGCCTGGGTGACCAACAACTCTTCGTCGGGCTCCGTCAGCGCCAAGCCATTGGCCATCCTGGGCTGGAGCATTGACACCCCGATGGAGAAATACCTGTTGTGTCTGGCCATCCTGTGCGTGCTGGGCCTGGCAGCCAAGAATCTGGTGCGCAGCTCCATAGGCCGCGAGTGGATGGCCATGCGCGATATGGATGTGGCCGCCAGCGTGATCGGCATCCGCCCCACCTACGCCAAGCTCTCTGCCTTTGCCGTCAGCAGCTTCATCGTCGGCATTGCCGGCGCACTCTGGGGCTTTGTGCACCTGGGTGCCTGGGAGCCCGCGGCCTTCAGCCTGGACCGCTCGCTGCAGCTGCTGTTCATGATCATCATCGGCGGCCTGGGCTCCGTCGTTGGCAGCATCTTTGGCGCTGCCTTCTTCGTGCTGCTGCCGCTGCTGCTCAACCAGGTGCCGCACTGGCTGGGCCTGCCGATTTCCACGGCCACGGCCACCTATCTGGAACACATGATCTTCGGCGCCCTCATCGTGTTCTTCCTGATTGTGGAACCTCACGGACTGGCCAAGCTATGGGCGACCGCAAGACAGAAACTGCGCGTCTGGCCTTTCCCGCATTGA